The genomic stretch ATGCTCATGTTTCATGAGATGAGAACAGTCCTGTTCTCTTAAGCTTATCTAATCAAAGCCTAATCCTGCCTTTACAGCCTTTGTTAAATGCACTGGTATTTAATATGCATCAATAAATAAACTTTCAATTATTGTTCAGTGAGCATATCCAAAGATAGCAAGACAGTGTGAAACTACTGGTCTATCCAGCAATTATTCTAAATAAAGAATGCTGATGATGtgatttttccctcctcttaTAATGAACAATTTAGATTTTCTGACATTCTTTGCAGCCTcataataaggaaaagaaattaatctagacaaaattcaaagaatttaatttttacacAATCTAAATACATCTCCCCACTATGCctataaatttaattattttattttaaaaacacatgttccattctaaataaaaaagaccaacagatgaaattttttaagtatttgtgAAAGGTATTTTGAAAAGCTTACGAAGTAGGTAGTGTGTGATATATGTTATTCAGCTCTGACCCAGTACATTCTATTATCTCTTTAAATTGAATAGGCTTTCTTTTAGAAGCAGTCAAAAACAATGTGTCAAAAGCATATTCATTAACTACAGTACAAGTACAGTCCTATCAGGTTCTCTGTTCCATCCATGTctattttgccttctttttccaAAGTTTCACTGCTGCTTTAGTGCATTCTTTGCAGAGTCTTTCTCATGGCATCTGTTCATTAGTATCTAGTGAAACATCAACCTCCTCAAGTTTTTCTGCATCTCTGTAACAGAAGCTTTCAGTGTTTTGGTAACCTTATAAGCAAAACATTGCAGAACACAGAtagggtttgtttgtttgtttgttttgtttgacttttttttgtaatgagGCAGTTAACCTGTATGCTGTCATGCAGTTCTATGTTACAagaacattaatattttttgcttttaaaaaagcttgTGGTATTTCTCATGACATTAGAATAACTTCAGATGCTGATTACTTGCAACTGGGTCTTAGTGATTTGCTCTTCAGATTTCCAGCAGAATTTAACAAGGTGTGATTTCTGGAACTTTCTGATAGTATCtcattaaaattgcatttttttaaatgcaattatttaaatacatttaaataatttttcccaaTTTCATTATATACTTACTCCCTCTAAAAGACAATGGTTGaaacaattagaaaaaaatattatattagtGGTAGATGATAGAAACAAATCTGACAAAACCTCAGTCTCAAAGCTGCATTTGTCAAAAGCACTTCTCTGAATAACTTTTCTAGGATAACTGTATAATTATTAACAGATATTTTTATCAAGTTGTCAAATTGTttgaaaaatgagagagaaagagaatgctcaggaagaaaaaaatccacaagtaATCAATGGCATGCTCAGAAGGAGTGAGATTTGCAATAGTTGTACTAATAAAATATAAGGCTCAATTAGAGGTACTTTGCCATTTTCAGCCTAAATTGAAATGATTTGGTGATTTGCAAATACGTGaatccaaaaaaagaaaaaaatagaagaatcCAAATGCAAATGAGTGCAACCACAATAAAATATAATTGCAAATGAATCTGTTGCTTTATTCATTTATTGTGTAATTACTGCAATCCTTCCCACcttgttttcagtatttcttaatCATTAAGTCGGAAGCAtgacagcagtgccagccctggcaTGATTCTCTTTGACTAAAACCTTGTAAATTAACACAATTAGCACAGCATCATCCTGCTAATTAACTTCCAGTGTCTGGTGCAGTGGTTTTGCAAACAAGGAAGAGGGAGTCAGAAGGGAATAAACATGCCATTCTGTTACCAAACTGTGTGCTGTGTTAGGTTTAGCTCAGTGAGGCTAAGCTGGCCATGTCAGATGCCAGAGTCAGGCAATGAAGAGCTAAAGGGGTTGGGGAGAGAAACAGGAGGGGGTAGAAGCTGTCAAAATAGACTGCAGTAATTCAGAGGGGAGCTAGTGCCACAGATGCTTCATTTCGACTAGGCCTCCTCCTTATCAAGGAATCTGTGCCAGAGGGCACAAGACTGTTTGCAAAAATCACTTTTGGTAATATGAGAGAGATTAAGGAGGTCTATTTGATACAGCTGTACAAAACCCAGCAATGTGTCTACCGTGCATAGGTACAAGTTGGAGGGGGTTTTCTTAACGCTTGTAAATTGCTCTTACCTATTGCAGTGGATTGCAAAGAGGAAGGACAATTCACATCACATTATTAAAAGATTAATTGCTTTAGTATGACatatgcactttttttcttttttttttttttttaatgataggtttggttttggttttgtattgcttattctggggtttttttatagcTAGCTGTGGAAGCCACAGAACTTTTAGGGACTtggcttcatttctttttccttttcttcatcttttttttagctttattttttttctttaaccctCTTTCTTTGTACCCTGGAGGCTGTGAAGCAGAgggggggaagagaaagcaCGCAAGGAGACCGACAGACAAGtcatgcttgtttttttttttccagacccTCAACAACAGAACTGAGAGGCAGAAAGGAGCCAGTTGTAATTCATACCGAGTTGTAGGCTTTGTGTGATGAAAGCGACAGAGCGCTGCCTGGGAGATTGCTTTGCTGCACTCCACGAAGCAGATTTGAAACTGTCGTGGACCACTTTAGATGAGAGTTGGATTATGGAATGACCTGCTATGTCTGTGTCATATTGTTCTGCGCAGGGTGCATTATACTCTGCTAACTAGGTGTTCAGTACCAAATAAGAGAGGTATCCTAGATGTgatctgtcagctgtgtctcaTATTTTTATATTGGTTAAAATATGAAACTGAAACTGTGATGAAAGAGGACAGAGCAGTTGGATGCCTTGTATGTTAACAGTAAATCTCCACTCAGAGTATTTAAAATGTACTGagttttatttaattacttCGAGAGCTGTAGCATTAcctatattttttaaacaaaaaattgaCCCCCTCCTGAATTGGCAAAAAATTTGGCTATGTGGGTATGTGCCTGTAACAAACCAGCCATACCGCTTCTTAAAaacattacattttctttccctaacAACTGGTGGTGTTAAGTACGGTGTTTCAGAGAGCTGAAGAAGTTCACAGGCTGCATGTTTGAGAACTCATTtgaaaacacatggaaaaagcTGAGGTCACTGTTAACTGTGTTATTTCCTACTGCCCTAGGCTTGAAGATGCAGTGGACGCCGGAGCATGCCCAGTGGCCAGAACAGCACTTCGATATCACTTCCACCACCCGGTCCCCAGCCCACAAGGTGGAAGCCTACCGGGGGCACCTGCAGCGCACCTACCAGTACGCCTGGGCCAATGACGACATCTCGGCTCTCACCGCCTCCAACCTTCTGAAAAAGtatgcagaaaaatattctggtATTTTGGAAGGCCCGGCTGAGCGACCCATTCTTAGCAATTACTCTGACGCTCCCTCGGGGCTGGTGAATGGTCGGAAGAATGAAAGTGAGCCTTGGCAGCCATCCCTGAACTCGGAGAGTGTGTATCCCATGAACTGTGTCCCAGATGTCATCACTGCCAGCAAAGCTGGGGTAAGTGCAGCCCTCCCTCCCGCAGATGTCTCAGCCAGCATCGGGAGCTCTCCTGGGGTGGCCAGTAACCTGGCTGAACCCAGTTactccagcagcacctgtggaAGTCACACCGTTCCCAGTCTTCATTCAGGGCTCCCATCTCAGGAATATGCCACAGGATACAATGGCTCGTACTTGCATACCAGTTACAGTGGCCAGCCAGCACCTGCACTTCCATCCCCTCATCCATCCCCCCTGCATAGCTCGGGACTTTTACAGCCCCCTCCACCGCCGCCACCACCAGCCCTCGTCCCTGGCTACAACGGGACCTCCAACCTCTCCAGTTACAGCTACCCTTCTGCCAGTTATCCTCCTCAAACCGCTGTTGGCCCTGGGTACAGCCCTGGGGGTGCCCCGCCACCCTCGGCTTACCTGCCTTCAGGAATCCCTGCTCCAACCCCTCTGCCCCCAACCACTGTCCCCAGCTACTCCTACCAGGGCCATGGTCTGACGCCAATTGCGCCATCTGCCCTGACAAACAGTTCAGCCAGCTCTCTCAAAAGGAAAGCTTTCTACATGGCAGGGCAAGGAGAAATGGACTCCAGTTATGGAAATTACAGCTATGGCCAACAGAGATCTACACAGAGTCCAATGTATCGAATGCCAGACAACAGCATTTCAAATGCAAACAGAGGGAATGGTTTTGACAGAAGTGCTGAAACATCATCCTTAGCATTTAAGCCAACAAAGCAGCTAATGTCCTCTGAACAGCAAAGGAAATTCAGTAGCCAGTCCAGTAGGGCTTTAACACCCCCATCCTATAGTACTGCTAAAAACTCACTGGGTTCGAGATCGAGTGACTCGTTTGGGAAGTATAGCTCCCCAGTAATGAATGAGCATGGTGACGAGCATAGGCAGCTCCT from Corvus hawaiiensis isolate bCorHaw1 chromosome 7, bCorHaw1.pri.cur, whole genome shotgun sequence encodes the following:
- the FIGN gene encoding fidgetin isoform X1 produces the protein MISSTSVYGLKMQWTPEHAQWPEQHFDITSTTRSPAHKVEAYRGHLQRTYQYAWANDDISALTASNLLKKYAEKYSGILEGPAERPILSNYSDAPSGLVNGRKNESEPWQPSLNSESVYPMNCVPDVITASKAGVSAALPPADVSASIGSSPGVASNLAEPSYSSSTCGSHTVPSLHSGLPSQEYATGYNGSYLHTSYSGQPAPALPSPHPSPLHSSGLLQPPPPPPPPALVPGYNGTSNLSSYSYPSASYPPQTAVGPGYSPGGAPPPSAYLPSGIPAPTPLPPTTVPSYSYQGHGLTPIAPSALTNSSASSLKRKAFYMAGQGEMDSSYGNYSYGQQRSTQSPMYRMPDNSISNANRGNGFDRSAETSSLAFKPTKQLMSSEQQRKFSSQSSRALTPPSYSTAKNSLGSRSSDSFGKYSSPVMNEHGDEHRQLLPHPMQGPGLRAATSSNHSVDEQLKNTDTHLIDLVTNEIINQGPPVDWSDIAGLDLVKAIIKEEVLWPVLRSDAFNGLTALPRSILLFGPRGTGKTLMGRCIASQLGATFFKITGSGLVTKWLGEGEKIVHASFLVARCRQPSVIFVSDIDMLLSSQVSEEHSPVSRMRTEFLMQLDTVLTSAEDQIVVICATSKPEEIDESLRRYFMKRLLIPLPDSTARHQIIVQLLSQHNYCLNDKEVALLVQRTEGFSGLDVAHLCQEAVVGPLHAMPATDLSAIMPSQLRPVTYQDFENAFCKIQPSISQKELDTYVEWNKMFGCSQ
- the FIGN gene encoding fidgetin isoform X2, with the protein product MQWTPEHAQWPEQHFDITSTTRSPAHKVEAYRGHLQRTYQYAWANDDISALTASNLLKKYAEKYSGILEGPAERPILSNYSDAPSGLVNGRKNESEPWQPSLNSESVYPMNCVPDVITASKAGVSAALPPADVSASIGSSPGVASNLAEPSYSSSTCGSHTVPSLHSGLPSQEYATGYNGSYLHTSYSGQPAPALPSPHPSPLHSSGLLQPPPPPPPPALVPGYNGTSNLSSYSYPSASYPPQTAVGPGYSPGGAPPPSAYLPSGIPAPTPLPPTTVPSYSYQGHGLTPIAPSALTNSSASSLKRKAFYMAGQGEMDSSYGNYSYGQQRSTQSPMYRMPDNSISNANRGNGFDRSAETSSLAFKPTKQLMSSEQQRKFSSQSSRALTPPSYSTAKNSLGSRSSDSFGKYSSPVMNEHGDEHRQLLPHPMQGPGLRAATSSNHSVDEQLKNTDTHLIDLVTNEIINQGPPVDWSDIAGLDLVKAIIKEEVLWPVLRSDAFNGLTALPRSILLFGPRGTGKTLMGRCIASQLGATFFKITGSGLVTKWLGEGEKIVHASFLVARCRQPSVIFVSDIDMLLSSQVSEEHSPVSRMRTEFLMQLDTVLTSAEDQIVVICATSKPEEIDESLRRYFMKRLLIPLPDSTARHQIIVQLLSQHNYCLNDKEVALLVQRTEGFSGLDVAHLCQEAVVGPLHAMPATDLSAIMPSQLRPVTYQDFENAFCKIQPSISQKELDTYVEWNKMFGCSQ